From a region of the Solanum stenotomum isolate F172 chromosome 2, ASM1918654v1, whole genome shotgun sequence genome:
- the LOC125854542 gene encoding tetraspanin-6, protein MYRFSNTVIGFLNLFTLLASIPIIGAGLWMARSSTTCEKFLQTPLLFIGFIILIVSLAGFIGACFHVAWALWLYLFVMLFLIGALMGLTVFGFVVTSQGGGMDVPGKVYKEYHLQNYSPWLRKRIKDPQYWVTIRACILGSKTCANVITWSPYDYLTKDLTPIQSGCCKPPTACNYGLTTMTQEADCYQWNNDPNLLCYECDSCKAGVLEDVRRDWQKISVLNIVMLVLLIGIYSIGCCAFQNTKRAVSDYPHGENRMYKVRPRWDFYWWRWWHDRRHQLY, encoded by the exons ATGTATAGATTTAGCAACACAGTAATAGGTTTCTTGAATTTATTCACACTATTAGCATCAATTCCAATCATAGGTGCTGGATTATGGATGGCAAGGAGTAGTACAACATGTGAGAAATTCCTCCAAACACCACTCTTGTTCATAGGTTTCATAATCCTCATAGTTTCATTGGCTGGTTTCATTGGAGCTTGTTTCCATGTTGCATGGGCACTTTGGCTCTACTTATTTGTCATGTTGTTCCTCATAGGGGCATTGATGGGGCTAACTGTTTTTGGTTTTGTGGTAACAAGCCAAGGTGGTGGAATGGATGTGCCTGGTAAagtatataaagagtatcatcTTCAAAATTACTCACCATGGCTAAGGAAAAGGATTAAGGATCCTCAATATTGGGTCACTATTAGAGCTTGTATTTTGGGTTCCAAGACTTGTGCTAATGTTATTACTTGGAGTCCATATGATTATCTTACCAAAGATTTGACTCCTATCCAG TCAGGATGTTGCAAACCACCAACAGCATGCAACTATGGATTGACAACAATGACACAAGAGGCAGATTGTTACCAATGGAACAATGATCCAAATTTGTTGTGCTATGAGTGTGATTCATGCAAAGCTGGAGTTCTTGAAGATGTGAGAAGGGATTGGCAAAAGATATCAGTTCTTAATATTGTCATGCTTGTCTTACTCATTGGAATTTATTCCATTGGTTGTTGTGCTTTTCAAAATACCAAGAGGGCTGTATCTGATTACCCACATGGTGAAAACCGTATGTATAAAGTCCGACCCAGATGGGATTTCTACTG GTGGAGATGGTGGCACGACAGGAGACATCAGCTTTATTAA